A region from the Phycisphaerales bacterium genome encodes:
- a CDS encoding cytochrome c, protein MTKPLALLSVCSLACAAIIGCSRDTRPTETIATMDELPSEIRDAVLESPDLKLGFAVYSRNCVGCHGIKGDGAGPAADRLTIAPRNFTTGVFKFRSTPNGQLPLDEDLHRTIKLGLKGSSMPAFEFMPERERSAVIAFIKLYSPKWKTEIQNRQRVILPSAAPDNLLTEERVWRGRYAYVGMGCQHCHGMTGRGDGASAFALRDDWNNPVRPYNYHRGAPKGGATPMDIYRTFRTGVTPMPNYQSSTLGLVTRDLKPAVFGSLVPEEQALIAPYVDSLPTQAEVEQWSMTAPERYEQYSDERAWDLVAYTLWLREQSKPVGEHSAAIWPERRRADAEESAAQPPADGGTETAPAQETTTPDKSGSNGN, encoded by the coding sequence ATGACCAAACCGTTGGCTTTGCTGAGTGTTTGCTCGCTTGCGTGTGCGGCGATCATCGGTTGCTCGCGCGACACGCGACCGACCGAGACGATCGCCACCATGGACGAATTGCCCTCGGAGATTCGAGATGCCGTGCTCGAGTCGCCGGACCTCAAGCTGGGATTCGCCGTTTATTCGCGCAACTGCGTGGGTTGCCACGGCATCAAGGGTGACGGCGCCGGCCCGGCCGCCGACCGGCTGACCATCGCGCCGCGCAATTTCACCACCGGGGTGTTCAAGTTCCGCTCGACTCCCAACGGGCAATTGCCCCTCGACGAAGACCTGCACCGCACGATCAAGCTGGGGCTCAAGGGCAGCTCGATGCCCGCATTCGAATTCATGCCCGAGCGCGAGCGCAGCGCGGTTATCGCCTTCATCAAACTTTACTCGCCGAAGTGGAAGACGGAGATTCAGAATCGCCAGCGCGTCATTCTGCCCAGCGCCGCCCCGGACAACCTGCTGACGGAAGAGCGCGTTTGGCGCGGCCGCTATGCGTACGTCGGCATGGGCTGTCAGCACTGCCACGGTATGACCGGGCGCGGCGATGGGGCCAGCGCGTTCGCCCTGCGCGACGACTGGAACAACCCGGTGCGTCCGTACAACTACCACCGCGGCGCGCCCAAGGGCGGCGCCACGCCCATGGACATCTACCGCACCTTTCGCACGGGCGTGACGCCGATGCCCAATTACCAATCGAGCACGCTGGGCCTGGTGACTCGCGACCTCAAGCCGGCCGTGTTCGGTTCGCTCGTGCCCGAAGAGCAGGCGCTCATCGCGCCCTATGTCGATTCACTGCCGACCCAGGCGGAAGTCGAGCAGTGGTCGATGACCGCGCCCGAACGCTACGAGCAATACAGCGACGAACGCGCGTGGGATCTGGTGGCATACACGCTCTGGCTGCGCGAACAGAGCAAGCCGGTCGGTGAGCACAGCGCAGCGATCTGGCCGGAGCGCCGACGCGCCGACGCCGAAGAGTCCGCGGCACAGCCGCCGGCCGACGGCGGAACGGAAACTGCACCCGCACAAGAAACGACGACACCGGACAAGAGCGGTTCGAACGGCAACTGA
- a CDS encoding cbb3-type cytochrome c oxidase subunit I, translating to MTQTATTPLIRPTVVTSRGETRVLVDTTSAKLHFIAAVAWIGVGIVAGLLYSFVFLRLYPHEGIEVLSAGRIRMMHTNLMAYGFLTNAFIGMLHWVVPRLTGEPVLSHALSKLIWIAWNAIVAAAMWGILTGQAQAIEWGETPFWSDHLVVVGVALVVINFTWSIIRSREKSMYVTLWYFTAAFVWTPLVYIMGNYLPQTLVPGTGGAALVGLYIHDLVGLFVTPMGWGLMYFFVPVISRKPIYSHAISLVGFWGLAFFYPLNGVHHFLWSPIPMFAQYGAVISTIAVEIVVTTVVINFVLTMRGEWYRLRESIALRWFMVGMTCYFITCFQCAFQTTLTMQKVIHFTDWVVGHSHLVMFGVFSFWIAGVIEHLWPKLTGREWWSRRLNLWHFWLWTLGVALMFTDLTIIGVVQGLLWDSLRPWEESIRYSEIGWFFRMISGWMILVGFVCLAVNMLMSFVSRQDHVDTVYAGQFPEAAPTGVNG from the coding sequence ATGACCCAGACAGCGACAACTCCACTCATCCGACCCACCGTCGTCACCAGTCGCGGCGAGACGCGCGTTCTGGTTGACACGACTTCGGCCAAACTCCACTTCATTGCAGCGGTCGCGTGGATCGGCGTGGGCATCGTCGCCGGCCTGCTCTACTCGTTCGTTTTCCTGCGGCTCTACCCGCACGAAGGCATCGAGGTGCTCAGTGCCGGTCGCATCCGGATGATGCACACGAACCTCATGGCGTACGGCTTTCTGACCAACGCGTTCATCGGCATGCTGCACTGGGTCGTGCCGCGCCTCACTGGTGAACCCGTCCTCAGCCACGCGCTGTCCAAGCTCATCTGGATCGCGTGGAACGCCATCGTGGCGGCCGCCATGTGGGGGATTCTCACCGGCCAAGCGCAGGCGATCGAATGGGGCGAAACGCCCTTCTGGTCTGATCATCTCGTCGTCGTCGGCGTCGCGCTGGTCGTCATCAACTTCACGTGGTCGATTATCCGCTCGCGCGAGAAGTCGATGTACGTGACGCTGTGGTACTTCACGGCCGCGTTCGTCTGGACGCCGCTGGTCTACATTATGGGCAACTACCTGCCCCAGACGCTCGTGCCCGGCACGGGCGGCGCGGCGCTCGTGGGGCTGTACATCCATGACCTGGTCGGCCTGTTCGTCACGCCGATGGGCTGGGGACTCATGTACTTCTTCGTCCCCGTGATCTCCCGCAAGCCGATTTACTCGCACGCGATCAGCCTGGTCGGCTTCTGGGGTCTGGCGTTCTTCTATCCGCTCAACGGCGTGCACCACTTCCTCTGGTCGCCGATTCCGATGTTCGCGCAGTACGGCGCGGTGATCTCGACCATCGCCGTCGAGATCGTCGTCACCACGGTCGTGATCAACTTCGTCCTGACGATGCGCGGCGAGTGGTATCGCCTGAGAGAGTCGATCGCGCTGCGCTGGTTCATGGTCGGCATGACGTGCTACTTCATCACCTGCTTCCAGTGCGCGTTCCAGACGACGCTCACGATGCAAAAGGTCATTCACTTCACCGACTGGGTTGTCGGCCATTCGCACCTGGTCATGTTCGGCGTCTTCTCATTCTGGATAGCCGGCGTCATCGAGCACCTCTGGCCCAAACTCACCGGCCGCGAGTGGTGGTCGCGCCGCCTCAACCTCTGGCACTTCTGGCTCTGGACGCTGGGCGTCGCGCTCATGTTCACCGATCTCACCATCATCGGCGTGGTGCAGGGGCTGCTCTGGGACAGCCTGCGGCCGTGGGAGGAGTCGATCCGCTACTCCGAAATCGGCTGGTTCTTCCGCATGATCTCAGGCTGGATGATCCTCGTCGGCTTTGTCTGCCTCGCGGTGAACATGCTCATGTCGTTTGTCTCCCGGCAGGATCACGTGGACACCGTGTACGCCGGGCAATTCCCCGAGGCCGCCCCAACGGGAGTGAATGGCTAA
- a CDS encoding MBOAT family protein: MIFTSFAYVYFLAFVVAGYWLLRRRMWQNMLLLIASYVFYGYVHPWFCYLIAGSTVLDYLCGLGMQRFPAQRKWLLLASLVGNLGMLGVFKYFDFFADNFALAVHALGFQMDPIAVRLFLPVGISFYTFQTLSYTIDIYRGEMEPRRNFIDFALFVSFFPQLVAGPIERATHFLPQIESERKWYADVFISGWPLIIRGYLKKLVIADNVSVYADKVYMLDHPTALLLAAGTLAFAVQILADFSAYTDIARGSARLLGFELMENFDSPYLAVSPSDFWRRWHISFSTWIRDYIYIPLGGSRVKTATAGAVIVLISMGLSGLWHGAAWHFVAWGIYHAILLIVYRQFGFSGRWKPATRLGLLVSWALMFFLTLTGWAIFRTSSMSWLAAAATDMSMGISGDSLVAALAITALVGLYSSPLIVSLILSRRKEKSGPVSAVAYALAICIIVLFAQESGQDFIYFQF, encoded by the coding sequence ATGATTTTTACCAGTTTCGCCTACGTGTACTTCCTGGCGTTCGTCGTGGCCGGATACTGGCTGCTTCGGCGAAGGATGTGGCAGAACATGCTGCTCCTGATCGCCAGTTATGTCTTCTACGGCTACGTGCACCCCTGGTTCTGCTACCTGATCGCAGGCTCGACCGTTCTTGACTACCTGTGCGGGCTGGGCATGCAGCGTTTCCCGGCGCAGCGCAAGTGGCTCCTGTTGGCGAGTCTCGTGGGTAACCTGGGAATGCTGGGCGTCTTCAAGTATTTCGACTTCTTCGCAGACAACTTCGCCCTTGCCGTGCACGCTCTTGGATTCCAGATGGACCCCATCGCCGTGCGGCTGTTCCTGCCCGTCGGCATTTCGTTCTATACCTTCCAGACGCTCAGTTACACGATCGACATCTATCGCGGCGAGATGGAGCCGCGCCGCAATTTCATCGACTTCGCTCTGTTCGTGTCGTTCTTTCCACAACTGGTCGCCGGACCGATCGAGCGAGCCACGCACTTTCTACCGCAGATCGAAAGCGAGCGCAAGTGGTATGCCGACGTCTTCATCTCCGGCTGGCCGCTGATCATTCGCGGCTACCTCAAGAAGCTCGTCATTGCTGACAACGTATCGGTCTATGCAGACAAGGTGTACATGCTCGATCATCCCACGGCCCTGCTGCTGGCTGCGGGTACACTGGCTTTTGCCGTGCAGATCCTCGCAGACTTCTCGGCGTACACGGATATTGCGCGCGGATCGGCGCGACTGCTTGGCTTTGAACTCATGGAGAACTTCGATTCGCCGTACCTGGCCGTCTCACCATCGGACTTCTGGCGGCGGTGGCACATCTCCTTCTCCACGTGGATTCGCGACTACATCTACATTCCTCTGGGCGGCTCGCGGGTGAAGACTGCGACAGCCGGCGCGGTGATCGTGCTGATATCGATGGGCCTGAGCGGCCTGTGGCACGGCGCCGCATGGCACTTCGTGGCCTGGGGCATTTACCACGCCATCCTGCTCATCGTCTATCGACAGTTCGGCTTCTCCGGCCGGTGGAAACCAGCGACGCGCCTGGGGCTCCTGGTCTCCTGGGCGCTGATGTTCTTTCTTACCCTCACCGGATGGGCCATCTTCCGGACGTCCAGCATGAGCTGGCTCGCCGCTGCGGCGACGGACATGTCAATGGGAATCTCCGGAGATTCACTCGTTGCCGCTTTGGCGATAACGGCGCTCGTCGGACTCTATTCTTCGCCGCTGATCGTCTCTCTCATCCTGTCCCGCCGAAAGGAAAAGTCGGGGCCGGTGTCGGCGGTGGCATATGCGTTGGCGATCTGCATCATCGTGCTCTTCGCGCAGGAGAGCGGACAGGATTTCATCTACTTCCAGTTCTGA